One segment of Erigeron canadensis isolate Cc75 chromosome 2, C_canadensis_v1, whole genome shotgun sequence DNA contains the following:
- the LOC122589959 gene encoding carbonyl reductase [NADPH] 1-like: MADSTEKPMDKRERAKERREKRRQEISLIRSIPYSDHQRWWSAETIAVVTGANRGIGFEIAHQLALQGITVVLTSREIAVGEESAKVLQEGGLKVVFHQLDVLDQESIDTFCAWIKENYGGIDILINNAGFNHNVGSENSVEFADKVIATNYNGTKNMIKATIPLMKPNPAGARIVSVSSRLGRLNGRKNRISDDELRQQLEDPDSITEELIDGTVNKFLEQVKDESWTSGGWPQNNTDYSLSKLAVNAYTRLVARELADRPEGEKIYINCYCPGWVKTAMTGWAGQITPEEGADTAIWLSLLPDMRISGKFFAERREIHF, translated from the exons ATGGCAGATTCTACAGAGAAACCAATGGATAAAAGGGAGAGAGCTAAAGAACGTAGAGAGAAACGTCGTCAAGAGATCTCTCTAATTCGATCTATTCCTTATTCAGATCACCAGAG GTGGTGGTCTGCGGAAACTATAGCTGTGGTAACCGGTGCAAATAGAGGAATTGGATTTGAGATTGCTCATCAGCTGGCATTGCAAGGGATAACAGTCGTTCTTACATCAAGAGAGATTGCTGTTGGTGAAGAATCAGCAAAGGTCCTACAAGAAGGCGGCTTGAAAGTGGTCTTCCATCAACTGGATGTTCTAGATCAAGAATCAATCGATACCTTTTGTGCCTGGATAAAAGAAAACTATGGTGGTATAGATATTCTG ATTAACAATGCAGGATTCAACCATAATGTCGGGTCAGAGAATTCTGTTGAATTTGCTGATAAAGTCATCGCTACAAACTATAATGGCACCAAAAATATGATTAAAGCCACCATCCCATTGATGAAGCCTAACCCTGCAGGTGCTCGAATTGTTTCAGTAAGCTCGAGACTAGGAAGACTTAATGGCAGGAAAAAT AGAATTTCTGATGATGAATTGAGACAACAACTAGAAGACCCTGACTCAATAACAGAGGAGCTAATTGATGGAACAGTGAATAAGTTCCTGGAACAAGTGAAAGATGAGAGTTGGACCTCTGGAGGATGGCCTCAAAACAATACAGACTATTCACTGTCAAAACTTgcagtgaatgcatacacaagGCTGGTGGCCCGGGAACTTGCAGATCGACCAGAAGGTGAAAAGATTTACATCAACTGCTACTGCCCAGGTTGGGTCAAGACTGCCATGACTGGTTGGGCAGGTCAGATTACACCTGAAGAAGGAGCTGACACAGCAATATGGCTTTCCTTGCTTCCAGATATGCGTATAAGCGGCAAATTCTTTGCTGAAAGGCGTGAAATACATTTCTGA